One Salvia splendens isolate huo1 chromosome 12, SspV2, whole genome shotgun sequence genomic window carries:
- the LOC121757872 gene encoding agamous-like MADS-box protein AGL62, whose translation MAKKPSMGRQKIKIEKILVKNHLQVTFSKRRSGLFKKASELCTLCGVEIGIIVFSPAGKVFSFGHPNVESIIDRYLTTRPPLPAPHDPFHLLEAQRNAAVRELNLQLGHMLSEVESERKRGESLDAMRKANQSHYWWESPIGKLGLEELEQVKEAMQELKKNVNREAAKLAVYAAGRGGVFEQYETKPSHGGVGSSINNIAAAAAAAAAAANGNFGYCHGFF comes from the coding sequence ATGGCAAAGAAGCCAAGCATGGGTAGACAAAAGATCAAGATTGAAAAAATCCTAGTGAAAAACCACCTCCAAGTCACCTTCTCGAAGAGGCGCTCGGGCCTCTTCAAGAAGGCGAGCGAGCTCTGCACCCTCTGCGGTGTGGAGATCGGCATCATCGTCTTCTCCCCGGCCGGGAAGGTCTTCTCCTTCGGCCACCCCAACGTGGAGTCCATCATCGACCGCTACCTCACCACCCGCCCCCCTCTCCCCGCTCCCCACGACCCGTTCCACCTCCTCGAGGCGCAGAGGAACGCGGCCGTGAGGGAGCTGAACCTCCAGCTCGGGCACATGTTGAGCGAGGTGGAGAGCGAGAGGAAGCGAGGAGAGAGCTTGGACGCGATGAGGAAGGCCAACCAGAGCCATTACTGGTGGGAATCGCCGATTGGGAAATTAGGGCTCGAGGAGCTGGAGCAGGTGAAGGAGGCCATGcaggagttgaagaagaatgTCAATCGGGAGGCGGCCAAGCTCGCGGTTTATGCGGCCGGGAGAGGTGGGGTTTTTGAGCAGTACGAGACGAAGCCGAGCCATGGGGGTGTGGGGTCGAGTATTAATAATATAGCAGCGGCTGCGGCagctgccgctgccgctgctaaTGGCAATTTTGGATATTGCcatggttttttttaa